The genomic window GTGCCACGCACTCTCCAACGAATGCTTACGTATGAGCAGAAGGCCGTGATTCTGCccaaatatttatatttttaatttaaatttagatttttcctttttttggggtGGTTGCTCCCTTTCAGTTGAAAGCCCCACAGTTTTGCTTCATCTTTCAAACAACATTCCCTTTTGTTTTACTTTCTAACgtcttttttcctattttaatTTCCCCTTTAAATTTAAGTTTTTAGACGTAGAATTAAAATTCCAAGTTTATAATCCATTATGTGATCATTTGATCAATGATGGTCCGAGACTTTAAATGGCATTtctcaatttttaatttttttattaattatttaatattttagtgttatttatttacttattggTGCTCCCAGGGCGAACCTTGGTCGCCATAAATGCGGAGCTCCCCCCTTGGACGCTGGCACTAAACACTGTAGAACGGCAGCCGCAGTACTCCCTTGATTCCCTTCCGCCATTTTCTGGTTCCTCCTTCTCTTACTCGCCGGAAAACGGCGTCCGTACCGGATTCCCGGTTGGTGAGCTCTGTCCCCTTCTTGTTGGAATTGGTTTTGGGGGGAGAATCCTTTAAAGGACAGAGGCTTCGCCGGAAGAGGAGATGAGGGTGCACATGCTCTTCTCGCCCTCGTTCCCTTAGTGGTATTCGTGATATTGAGTGTAAGGCACCCGAGGAACGTCCCTGCCCTGAGACAAGATAAGAGGGTGGAGAGTTTCTGTGCTTTTGAAAGGATTTTCCGGCGGAGTTCTGGACAACCTCCGGCGGAGAGACGTTACGCGCGATTTTCATTCTATTCCTTTATTGTTGAACTGAAAGCCATACAACGTCggtttctttgatttttctccACTTGGTGGTTGATGCTTGCGTAATTGGGCACAATCCTAGATCGGAGAGGCAATCGTCTCTTTAAGCAAAGGGAATTGTGAGAGTAGCAGGCGAGAAACAAGGACTAGTTCTTTGGCGAGCTAATTTCATAGAGTAAACCGGAGATGGCGCAAATTGGAGGAGGGCGGAGGCATATGAGGGCAGCAGTGGTGATCGGACTGGCGTGCATATTGGCGTCCGCGCTCGTGTCCGCCGACCGGAGGCTGATGCAGCACGAACAGGAGGCCGGTGCGCCGAGTAAGCACCGGAAGGAGAGCGCTCTAGAGAGGCTCATAAAGTTCCTGTGGCAACCCAAGGTGACCGCTTACGTACACGTCTGGCCGGTGagctcccttcttcttcttcttcatttgaaattcGACTTCTTTCTCATGATTTTCCGTCACTGCTTCGTTCAGAATTAAAAATTAGAGGACCTTTCGTTTTGCCATTTTTGTCGCTCAGAATTTCAGCCATTTTTAGAATCATTCATGAAATTCTTTTTCTCCGGTTCGTTGTTTCAATTTTCTCACTTCGAATTGGCCTTAGTTTTGGACGCTGAtaatccaactttttttttgctaaaagaaagaagaagacctCAAAAGTTGAATTGCAAAGATCTAAGAAGAGACTAAAGAGTTACTGCATGTGCAGTGACCTCCATCGTCGTACTTCTCTGTCACTACACGTTTATCGTCATCTCGATCTTGTTCTTATTCCTCACCTCCCCTGAATTATGCCAAAGAAGATCTGGGGAGGATCTGAAATCACTGAATAAATGGtctcattctcttttttctctttctgtttgTTCAGGACATGAGCTTCGGATGGAGGATCATCTTGGGCTCCATCATTGGCTTCTTGGGAGCGGCTTTTGGGAGTGTGGGAGGAGTTGGAGGGGGAGGCATCTTCGTCCCCATGCTCACTCTCATCATTGGCTTCGACGCCAAATCTTCCACCGCCATTTCCAAATGTGAGATCATGGATCTCATTctcacagtctctctctctctttttctctctctagaatgaGAAGGGTAACGATTCACGTGTTGGGTTCGTGTTTGGACGAGACCCGGACCCGAATATGATCCATATGAGTTGCTTTTATCGGTTTTGGACGGCTCATATCCAAATCCCAGGCTGTGGTTGGTAGAACTTGTGGTATGGGGATGGTGGAAAAACTCTCAGACGTCAATTTCTCGGCATACAAATTACAATTTCTCCCTTTTGGCgacttaattttcttttattttcatcacGTTCCTGTCCCAAAGATCAACCAGATTACGAGATGTCgaattttgaaaatctcgtTTTTCAGTCGAAAAGTTATCTTCCTGTTATTTTGACGAATTTTTTGGCCGTGTTCATGTGAAATTTTCGTAGCAAAATTATAAGCAAGTTCATTATTATTCATTGAAAGATCAACTGTTCATTAAATGACTGAGATCATCTCACTTATCAAAGAATTCTCTCTTGATGAAGCGTGTGTTCTTCTTTCTGTATTTGCCTGGTGGAGCAGGCATGATAGTGGGTGCGGCGGGATCGACCGTTTACTACAACCTGAGGCTGAGGCACCCGACGCTGCCGCTGCCCATCATCGACTACGACTTGGCCCTACTCTTCCAGCCGATGCTCATGCTTGGCATCAGCATTGGTGTCGCCTTCAACGTGGTCTTTGCAGACTGGATGGTCACCGTGTTGCTCATCGTCATCTTCATGAGTAATCAATCCTCTCTGGCTCCTCCCCACATGAATTAGTTTTAGCTCATACTGTCTTGCTTTCCTTCGAGTTCTGTGCATGGTTATGAATTGATACTTAATGTGGTAAAAACTGTTCGTTCAGTTACGTCCACGAAGGCCTTCCTGAGAGGTGTTGAGACgtggaagaaagaaagcaaaacgAAAAAGGTCAGTTCTAGTTGCGCACtaagaaaaattttgttggcAACCAACTTCTGTTTTGGtagttttcttctttcactagttgagaagaagaggaaaaaatggaaaataatgaGCTCATGTTGTTTGccttttgtttgattttcaGACTGTCAAAGCTGCTAAAGAAAATGGTAAGTTTTCAAAAGCCggtttccttctctcttttctcgGTTTTGATGGGTTGGCTGGAGAACTGAGAGTTGGAGGCTCATTTTGTATATGACCAATGAATGGTTTATCTTCAATCTCCGGACCAAGAATGGCCGCCATGTACGTTTTCATCAAGTGAGATTAGTGGTGGAGATTGAATATCACAGAGAAATTTGTCATATGCAAGATGACCTGATTCTGCTCTCTGTTCATGTTTTTCATCTACCAATATTCTTCATTGTCCTTCCTTTTGCATTGGTATGATCAGGAAGCGAGGAAGTGGAGTCCGGTGCCCCGTGTAACAGCATGAAAACAGATAGCAAAGCTTTTGGAGACAAGGCCGTGAGTACTATTGATTCTTTAGTGACTTCTTCCCTCTTGCAGATCTTAGCATCGCCTTATGACCGCCATGAATTTTGACATGCCAGGTTTCTGTCCTGGATAATATCTACTGGAAGGAACTTACCATTCTCATTGTTCTGTGGGTTGTATTTCTTGCCTTCCAGATTGCAAAGGTACAGTTTAAGACACCTAACCCTGCCATATCCTTCTTCTAAATGAATTCTCTACCCACATCCCCTCTTACTTTGTGGGGCAATTTCTCTGTGCAGAACTACACAAGAACATGCTCCCCTTTATATTGGGTATTCAACCTTCTTCAGGTTAGGCTTCTGCACTAATTGCTTCCATGATTTGGTGGCAGTATTCATAGTAATTGGTGTATTTCCTCAGTTTCCTGTGGCTATTGGAGTGTCCCTCTATGAGGCCGTGTCCTTATACAAAGGGAGGAGAACTATTGCATCCAAAGGTGGAGAACCAACAAACTGGAAGATTCAAAAGCTGGTCCTGCACTGTTTTGTTGGCATGATTGCTGGCGTAGTAGGTGGTCTGCTTGGACTTGGGGGAGGCTTTATCTTAGGTCCTCTGTTCTTGGAACTCGGCATACCTCCCCAGGTTATCCAATAATCAATAttgctttttctcctttatCTATTAATATCATCTTCTGCATAGTCATTGACTTCACATGTTGTGTCAGCTAGCACATCTTCCAAAACATTAGTTTGTTCACACCCTCTCAAGTCAAGCATTAATAGTGTTTCTGCCATTAAACTTTGGGTGCATGTGACTGCGTGTCCGTGCGTGTGAGTGTTTTGCTTAGTTTTTTTGTCTGCAAGTTCGTCTCCTGCGTGGAAATTGTAGTGCAGACTCTCTTTTTCCAATATGTTTCCAAATTTTCTTCCTTCTGCGATGGGCCCTCCCTGCTCTGCAAATGGGACCTCCCTATTGATCAAggctctttctttttcctgatTCTGTCACACGCAGGTCGCAAGTGCTACAGCAACCTTTGCCATGAGTTTCTCCTCATCCATGTCCGTCGTAGAGTATTACCTTCTTAAACGGTTCCCTGTTCCCTATGGTACGAAACCTCAAGAACTCTGTACATTGCTATTAGATTGAGAAACTCTTGTTTCGATTGAAGAGATTTCTTTGTTGATGGTGTTGGCAGCACTCTACTTCTTTGCTGTCGCCACAGTAGCCGCGCTCGCCGGCCAACACGTTGCAAGAAAagtgataaatttcttggggaGAGCATctctcatcatcttcattctggCTTCAACGATCTTCGTCAGTGCAATTTCACTGGGTAAGAATTCATGGACTCCAACGTAAACAGTGCAGTTACACTTTTCTTCGTCCTCTGTCACAAGGAAGAATTCTCATTTTTCATCGTCCTCTGTCACAAGGAAGAATTCTTGATTGCATTCCTGTTGGTAGTTTTAGTACTTTGGCTAACTTTTTCTGAAACTTTTTAACCGCCAAATTGGCTAAACGTGTGTATTAACACAAATCCGCTTTTCTTCTAAAGGTTTGCTTTAGTGGCAGTGAACCAGCGGCAGAGCCATGTCATGTCGGACAGTATAGTTGCCCATACCagcttgttaaaattttttatttttaatctggcatcatatatatatatatatatatatatatatatatatatatatatatatatatatatatatatatatattgtcccCAGTATTTCTAAATGAGTTTTtttccaaccaattttttttggctcgGCCACCACAGTGAACCCACTTGACCTGATCCCAAGATGAATGACCTATTCAAGTAAGGAATGAAACTGGCCTACAAAGgcccatgagaatcgaaccaAAAACTGGCCTCCTACCGGTGGCTGGTCCGGTGACTTGCTTTCATGAGTTTCGAACTCTGTGTCTTTTTATGACAGCTAAAGCTCTACCAACTTTTCCAAACTTCCTTTGGCAGCTATGATAAAATTGGGACCTTGTTTTAGCTACCTTCAGATCAGATGTGCCAACTTCTCAACTTCTAAAAATGCTTACTTTGCAAGCATAGGCCAAtgattggatttaaatcttgAGGCAAGCGTGTTCTGAATCATGAAACTGCGGATGATCTCAGTTTTTCATTGAATTTCTATGTACAGGTGGGGTTGGTCTATCGCACATGGTTCATAAAATAGAAACACATACGTACATGGGATTTGAAAACTTATGCTCATACTAGAAGGCAGATCGGAAGGAAACAGACAGATTGGAAACCTCATGATCTTCACCAAGCTTGGCAATCTCTTCTCATTATCCGCGATCTGGGCGTCGATCTGCCGTGACTTactagatttgaaaatttttgaaaatacatGAATGCTCATGTATAAGCTCCGAATCTCTACGGATGTGGAGAAATGATACCATAATGTAgcctttcgttttttttcttttggctctttACATTGTATTTCTTCATAAGCAAAGTATCTCTTGAAGGGGAGTATTGGTTACTGATGGTGGGTGTCCGTTTGGCAACATGCATCTGTCCATACTTGGTATCttaaaaaagcaacaaaattagGATTCTTCATAACTTCATCGATTTTCAGTTTGTTCATCACGCTTCTACATTTGGACAAGGgttgcaactcgaactcaactacCTATAAATAGAGACTAAGACTGCATTTATCTTCGAAGAAGTTGGAGCAATTCATTATTTTGACCTTACAAGATTTCCAATCCAGTAAGATGCAACTGCGTTAATGCTCAAAGAGATAAATCATTGAAGAAAGATGTAAATCTGCGACCATTCGAATCCAAGTTCTTAATCGTTTTTTAGATTAAATTctttaaaattgtgaaattggattcgAGTTCTCACATAACTATTACCGGTACGTATGATAGACtgacaaaaaaaatggacaGGTGTGTACACCTGCAAGAACGAGCTGTGTAGAGTTATGCATTTGATcataaatcaaattcagattgggTATGCAGTTtcataactgaatttgaatgtgaGTCTCTTATTGAACAGGAATTCAATTAGATCCGACCAActacaaataattttttgatcTTGTACTAGCTCAATCCATAttcacaaaaaatgtttttttttttttgaaaaaaacatgaaaaaggcgataaattaaatgctgtttaaaattttaaaaaatgcattaaaaaaacgttaaaaacgaagaaaatttcacttttttcactttcttttttcatttttttcagttttttttaatgtcaaacagttttttttattttttatttgttgcaaatctacttatcttgtgatgttcatgttattagtttctcatatattttatttttcttttatttttagctttctaaaatttttaaaaatttatcatacttttctctcttttttttcttttttttcaagtttgtcttattatacctgagaaaaatcaAACTATGGACTTCAATTTAAGCAAAATCTAAACAGGTAACATCTTTGCTGAATCCAAGTGCTAACTATGCTTTTGCTGATCTTCCTTCTTCCCATCTCAATATTGATTTCCGAGTCCTTCACtcatttcttatttatatacatattaatgtATATGCAATATTCCTCAAGTTTTGattaaaaaaccatgaaaagatTCTATAAAAATCACCAACTTTTAACAGTTAGCAGGTAGGCATATATAGCTTTCAGGAGAAGGTCTCCAAGAACCacataataacaaaaataaactaaCTTTTGacataaaataacataatatttcTTGTAAAAATCACTGTTCTTCCTTGATCAAcaaaatatattcttgttttCACAATAATGTTCTCTGTCAGTAAGCAATCTTTTGAGAACGCCGTTAAATTTATGCATGCCTTACTGTTAACTTCGTTTTCGAACTTCGTCGCTACCGCCACCGCAATAGTCGAATGTGTCAGTCAGAATGTAAACTGTTTCCACCTTTAGTGAAATGACAGACGCACTACAAAAGCATAAAGTTGTATAAAAAGTGCATGCATTATTCTGGTGAACGATGTGCGAACAATGCAGCAATACTCACGGTAAAAAATGAATGCATCTTTGCGAATTACAAACcagaaaataatatgaaaacaGAAACTGATAAAGTATGCCATTCGGTGTAGCATGTGAACCGTCTGTTCAACGCTTTGGAGTTCTCGAGCTTCAGTCTGGTTCGAAAGACGAGGGCCTTCTGCTGAAAGGTGACTGATCCGCCGCTGTAAGATGGCAGTTGTTTTGGCCTTTTAACCTTCGAAGGGCCATttggtttttgctttttttctgatttctgtGTGTTCTTTTCGGGGATTGGGCCAAATGAGATATCAGACAAAAACCCAATTTTGTTTTGTGATAGCGACACAGAAATACCAGGCTTTGATGAAGATTACTTAAACAGTCGATTTTTaggaaatttgaaaaattaaattttaagtaTGGAAACTAAGTTGGTTTTTAAGAGTTTGAAATACCTCAAAATTAGTTTCGCTTAGAAATAActcatttgtttctcttttgtgctttatattctcttttttaaaGGTATTTTGCACTTTCTGggaaaaaatttgttttacattTGTAACTTgatttttactttattttatgaTCTTTTGTATAATAAGATGGTGAGGTATGAGACCCTTTGGTACATGAACTATGTGAAATGATCTTGGttattgatttcttttgaatataCATAGTCGAGAAAAAATCAAGGACAAAAAGATAATTAATGTTATAtgaaatcaaataccaaatcttcattcttctttttgtttttctttccattctgCATCTTACAAAGATATAACTTATGACATTTTACACTTTAgacaaattaaattattttgcaTCAGTTCAACTTTAATTCATTTATTACGAATTCTGAAATGCCAACTTAAAAGCACAGGCTTCTAGAAGGTTCTTAGAAAAATGCACCACACGACaattaaaaaaagtgtttttttactTGAATTTGAGTGAGGCTCACTATACTCTTATTTACATTTTGCGGATGCCTGCCTTTCTAAGCCTAAGAAtgttaataaaataatttttagtgCGCTTTTGATTAAAAATCATTATAATGCATATTTGAAGAAGaccatatttttatttcttacaaTACGACATAATT from Nymphaea colorata isolate Beijing-Zhang1983 chromosome 6, ASM883128v2, whole genome shotgun sequence includes these protein-coding regions:
- the LOC116256700 gene encoding sulfite exporter TauE/SafE family protein 3-like; its protein translation is MAQIGGGRRHMRAAVVIGLACILASALVSADRRLMQHEQEAGAPSKHRKESALERLIKFLWQPKVTAYVHVWPDMSFGWRIILGSIIGFLGAAFGSVGGVGGGGIFVPMLTLIIGFDAKSSTAISKCMIVGAAGSTVYYNLRLRHPTLPLPIIDYDLALLFQPMLMLGISIGVAFNVVFADWMVTVLLIVIFMITSTKAFLRGVETWKKESKTKKTVKAAKENGSEEVESGAPCNSMKTDSKAFGDKAVSVLDNIYWKELTILIVLWVVFLAFQIAKNYTRTCSPLYWVFNLLQFPVAIGVSLYEAVSLYKGRRTIASKGGEPTNWKIQKLVLHCFVGMIAGVVGGLLGLGGGFILGPLFLELGIPPQVASATATFAMSFSSSMSVVEYYLLKRFPVPYALYFFAVATVAALAGQHVARKVINFLGRASLIIFILASTIFVSAISLGGVGLSHMVHKIETHTYMGFENLCSY